From the Lathyrus oleraceus cultivar Zhongwan6 chromosome 3, CAAS_Psat_ZW6_1.0, whole genome shotgun sequence genome, the window ccatgtacacaaaccaagtttggaccttggtagagccttctgtaggagttaaccctataggatgcaagtgggtcttcaaaaagaagactggcatggatggtaaggtgcatacctataaggcaagactggttgcaaaaggatataaacaaattcatggggttgactatgatgaaaccttttcaccagttgcaatgcttaaatttgttcggattttacttgctatcattgcatatcatgattatgaaatatggcagatggatgtcaaaactgctttccttaatgggaatcttcttgaggatgtgtacatgacacaacctgaaggatttgacataccagaagaagcccaaaagatatgtaagttacaaagatcaatctatggattgaagcaagcttccagaagctggaatcttcattttgatgaaacagtaaaataatatggattcatcaagaacgaagatgagccttgtgtctacaagaaggttagtgggagcatgatcgttttcctagtattatatgtagatgacatattactcatttgAAACGATGTCCCTgccctgcaacaagtaaagtcttggttggggaaatgcttttctatgaaggacctaggtgaagcagcctatatattaggaatcagaatctatagagatagatcacaaaaactgcttggcctaagtcagagtacgtacatagacaaagtgctgagacgctttaatatgcatgattccaagaaaggattcatacctatgcaacatggcctgtgtctatcaaaaacataatccccttcaactaaggaagaaagggatcacatgcataagattccatatgcatctgcagTAGGATatatcatgtatgccatgttatgtactcgaccagatgtctcgtatgctttaagtgcaacgagtaggtaccaatctcATCCTGGTGATGCTCgttgggtagctgtcaagaatatccttaagtatttgagaaggactaaggactcattcttgatatatggaggtcaggaaaAGCTGGCTGTAATTagatacaccgatgctagcttcacgacagataaggatgactttagatcgcaatctggttatgtgtttttcttaaacggtggcgttgtgagctggaaaagttcaaagcaagatacagttgctgattctacaaccgaggtcgagtatattgctgcctcaagtgcagcaaaggaatctgtttggatcaaaaagttcattagtgaacttggcatggttcttagcattgtggatcccattggtctctattgtgataacaatggtgctatctcaccaacgatccaaacacatacttaggcgttatcacctcattcgagagataatagatagaggagatgtgaaaatatgcagagtacctacacttgacaatattgctgacccactgacaaagcctcttgcgcaacagaagcatgatggccatactagatctatgggcattagaggtatgcctgattggctctagtgctagtgggagattgttggtgtaaggcctagaggccaatacttttggtacttgtatcgaattatttattattaataaaaggatttttctttattatgtttgtttaataaagtccctagaatagctagtccgtttaatgtatcaagtgtgacttaatcatgagatcacattaaacataaagacactattcttaaagtatccgtagtcgagctttattgtgaagtgggataacattaaagtattaagactattatgtatatagactgatgatcacatctcatggatcatggataaggagttatcaagtcttaaacataggtatgaatattaagagtaacatttatactggattgacccgttatgagaatactatatagaatgttatgtaaagtgtcataagttattctcatggtgataatggtgtataccacccttcgacctgaaaccactatggaccctagatgtagagttgaaTGTCTTATTGTTGATCAAGCATTGTCCGTAgctggatgaccataaagacagttgatggatactccacaaagcatgctaagggacatgagtgacctagatggaattttcccatcctgcataacatgataaatgtctatgggcttaatattgaactggacaagaatgacacagtctatgccttgtgttcaatatagacataagggcaaaagggtaattgtacacataagtattatcacaaaaggatttgtcagatcacatgacattttcgtgtcttgggtagcagtgatatgttgctagataccactcactgtttattatgttaaatacgtgatttatataaaattgccaatgccgtgaaaacctacaaggtcacacacaaaaggacggattgatgagagatagagtaactaagaaataccgtaatgtacggtgcacttaagtgaattgtagaacatcgtaaggtacggtgtacttaagtagaatacgaaatatggtaaggtaccacgtgcttaagtgattttggcatattataagatatgggccacatacacttgagtgagctttttagcttgcaccccacacaagtggttctataaatagaacccttgtgtagaagcatttgtgcagttgcaatttcatttctctctctctctctctctctctctcacacacacacacacacacacacacacacacacactcaaagccttcattcatagcagctagcactgagattgaagaaatccgttcgtgtggactgagtagaagcgttgtcatcgttcaacgtttgtgatcgctccgtagatctgcatcaaaggttacaatcgccacaagaggtaatgattctatcactgatcatgcccattcgtaaggatcactaaaggagaaattttaaattccgctgcgttttggatcgctcttctccttcagtgtCATCATCATGCATGTCTTAACGACGTTGCGATGTCAACCGAAGAAAAACAaactcgtaattatatggcttggtacatatcggttggatttgagttcctcgccgaggatatgtacctatacgacccatGCCAGataacttacacacaagaaggttcaaaaaataacccccaacaacattgtcagactGATTACTCACAATCCCCCATCCATCAAAATTATCGGCCCACAAATAGACAAACCTACGATCTTAACATGCCAAACACCAACCataataccaagagcatacctcGTACCACCAATAACAAGTAGATCATCATCAGGATACCCAACACCGCTATGCACCCAACACATTACCCTACCATAACCTCCTTCACcaaaacactcaacgatcatttaacaccagCTGTCCCTCCTCATACTATAGTCAAGAAgctcaaacatcacaaaaccaaaacatgcaacaaccatatggctaccaaacaccacaacaatcatttcaatCATTTCTCGACGCATCATTCATACCAATGTCGTCCTTCAATCGTCCTGGTCgccctccaataactcaaacacaacccaactactctggcatgaGTCATGAAGTCAGCTATGGCGGTAACGCTTCATTGCATACACAAGACTGCGCGAATTTGTCTGAATATCTTAGGGAATCTCCTGCAGGTGGTGGTGATGTTCTTGGCCCCTCAAATCCTCAAACAtctggggtgaatcatcaacgtgggttagggccacgtGTTCGGGTAGTTAGGGGATATGgtaccggaggtcggttaggtcatcccggtcaacgacattagtctttttggTATTCATATGTAAAcacatattaatattaatatcaattgatCCGATTTTGACTTTTATATAAAATGtacattattttaaaaaaaaatacacaaCACACATAGGTACCTGATtaattggcgcctcctcttaaacctaacacataggcgccaattggattggcagcacTAGGTGCATAAGTCAATCTAATTAACACCATctctttaacttagagagcaAACATCAATACATCTGACACCAGTTCTTCAAAGTGAGTTATTTTAGAAATGATGTGTGAGttatttagatttttttttagaAATGGATTATTTAAGTAAAAAATTCTCTAAATCACATTTTTAATCAATGATAAcattattaaaaatatttaattattatcataaatatttttaaaaatatataaaatatttgAGTTTTTTCATGACAACTATTAAACCATTACTTTTATTATTATGATAtgataaaaatataaaattaattttcTACACATTAAAAATGCATATTAATTAAACTCGTTAAATTAAACATGTTCATCCTCCCAACCATTGTTAATATTAAATGTGGCACTTCTCACAACAATGTTTTAAAGTTTTACCTACTTTAAAGTGTGTGTTTTTTGTTAAAATTGTTTGATGCATTTGGTTAAAAAAAAGTTATTTATCATTTCTCTCTTAAATTATAAATcactttaaaaaaaattattttaaatataacTTGATTGATAGTAGTAAGCTATCTAGATGCCAAATTGCACAAAAATCACTTGTCCACAAAATCATATTATAGATACAAAAAAAGAGAAAACTACTACAATCCAACTCTAGCTTTTCTCCTTCCGGCGTTACAACTTACATCCATTTGTCCTTTTGAAAATTTCATGACATTAAAATAACTTCTCCTATTTATCAATTTGAATTATTTAAATCTCATTTCAAATTGATTGTTAAAATTTAATGTCATAATCTTCCACCAAACAAATGTATTGTGTAACTGTAGTATTAAAATCattaaagaaaaaaaaagtattAAAAACTCCATAGAAAAATGTAACAAAGCTTTTCAACACTTTGAACAATGATCAATGCTCTTATCTTACTTTGCATTCCCATTCCTCCTCTTTGCATCAATAGATCCTTGATTCTTTCTTGCTTGAATAGTTGGAGTTGGTAGTTTCTTCGACGGAGTAGGAATTAACGATGGAATCATACTCCTATTTTCATCCATACAGAAACAATGTTAATAAAGATTATACAGAAATAGAAGACAGACAGTCATTGTGTGGTATCATTTGATGGATGTGtcaaaaaaatattatatatcGGTGTATAATTATTAAACTCTTGTGCgattaaaatgaaataattacCTGACTTCGGGGATCTTTGATGGTCTTGGATTAATGGATTTCTTTGCTTTATTAGAGGCTAATCCATTTGAAACCGCGGTTGGTTTAGGTGCTTGTATTAGCCAATTCATGTCTGATTCTGAAGAATCGCTGGTTGCGATTTCAAGTTCATCAGATTCTTCTGTTGTCATTGTGGCAATGTCGAAGGCGGGTTCCAAACATAACTTGGAATTTTCTGAAAATGAACTTGGACTATCTGTTTCCCATTGTTCCACTAAGCTATCATCGCTGGTTAAGCTGTCGGTCCGGTTCATCCTAATCTTATCAACCCATTCACCCGAAACTGAAACTGAATCTTTATCGTCCTCTTTTCCATTTACGGCTTGATTGTTAACATGTGGCCACGGTAGCGAGTTTCTATACACGTCTTGAGGATCTAGGCTTCTTCTTTTCAGCTTTGATGCACTCTTATTCTGGCCCTACATGCAAATTATTTACAACACTTGCATAAATCAGTGACCATGTATGAATTTTAGGCTAAATTACTCTTTTGGTCCCTTAAATTTTTTTCGTTCTATTTTGGTTCATTAAGTTACAAAGGTTACATGCTTTGTTCTTTTTTGTCCGTTTTCTCGTTTGAGTccatcaaatgtttccttcatCTTGTTGCCGAGTCAGACGTAATGACAAGTAGGCAATTTGACAGACTTTTAACAGAAAACAGACATAAAAAGACCAAAGTGTATAGCGTTTGAAACTTCAGGACCAAATAGAGTGATAACATAATATCATGCTTTTGAAATGTGACTATAAAGAATGAAATGTTACCATTATGCTACTAGAATCATCTTTGGGCAGCTTACGGCCTCCGGAAGATGTCACGTTACGCTGCTGCATGGGAGGTGACGATCCATAGGATTTCAACCTTGGTACTGCCTGGCCACTATTAGTAGGTTGCTGAACGTGTTCCGCTTCTCCGTCTTTCCTTGCCAATGCTGCCTTCAGCATAGCAATCTGACAACGCAAAGATGACATTAAAACAACGCAGCACAAAAATTGCGTAACTTGAAAATGCAAAGAGTTCCAATAACACTATTGTAATTTCACTTAGTAAGAACCTGTTCTTTAAGATCTTTCACTTCTGTGTTATCTTTGTTCACTCGCGCAGCTCCAAGTTCAACGGAGGAGACACGTTCGGCGAACTTGAGTGTACTAAGTGTTTCTCCAAGAGCATCAGGTTCCGGACTCATATGAACAAACATCAGGGTCTTGGCCTGCCCTCCTGATACATACATGTAAAGAAAGAAGTTCCTTAAAAGCTAAGAAAGGAGACAGATCATAATGCGGTTGACGATATATTGTTGTAGGAAAATCATACCGAGTGCGTCCTGAAGTAGCTGAGTGAGTTTGCTGTTCCTGTATGGAACATGGGCATTCTTCTGAGCAAGGGAAGCAATCACATCTCCTAAGGCGGAAAGTGACTTGTTGATATGTTGAGCCTCTTTAAGTCTATCTCCTGTGGCCTCGGTTTTATCAGCCCTTTCACTTCCTGCAAGATCGACAAGATGCATACAACCTCGAATAATGCTTCCCGATACCAAGTTCTTTCCGTGAACGTGAACTGTCAAGCAGCTGCGATTATATACCGATCATCAGATAATTAGTTTGTCGATAACTTTTTCTCCTTATCATTCATTAGCAACAAACCTAACAATGTCATTGCTATTACCTGTGAGAACGACTGCTACGATCATTCATGGCAGTAGAACCAACTGCGCGATTTTTATGTCCTAAGTTCATCAAATTTATGACTTCGGAAGTGGTTGAAACTGGAACGAGGTTCGCGTCTGGCACGTTGATGCCATTACTGGAACTATTGCGGATGTCTAATGTGTGTATTTGTTAAGGATTGCATCAAGGAACAAAATAATCAACAATCATAGTATTATAGTATAGATAGATTAGAAAAGGATATCTTTTGTTGGAACCCTCTGGAGCTAGTAGGTCTCTGACTTGCTCGTTGTAAATCTCAAGCATCTGAACCGATATTTCATAGATAATGGTGTCTTTCCTCTGGTCCGAGAGAAAGAAAAGATCTCTCAATGCACGGTAGTTCACACCTATGGTGTCCTCGTCAAGATTGTCTGGTCCTGCCTGCATCAAGATGTTTTGAATACTCAGTTAATCTAGGGCTAAATATGTATTTCTTCGGGTCGGGAtttttttatgagatgaaattGCCGAGACTTGAAAATATCAGAGGCTGTTAAAGTCTCTTACCATAGTGTATGTTTTTCCTGATCCTGTCTGGCCATATGCAAATATACAAACATTATAACCATCGAGAACAGAACGAATCAGAGGCTGCGTATCCGCGAAAACTTCCCCTGCAAGAAAACGACAAACATAAGTGATGATGAAAAAACATACTTATCGGCAACAGTTTTAGTGAGAATATACAAACTAAGACCAACCTTGTGTTGAAGAAGAACCAAACACTTTATTGAAGTTAAATATCTTTTTTCCCTCTTTACCAAGTTTGGAATTGGGAGGTATCATGAGTGACATACATCCTTCCTCCACGCCGCAGACAACACTATTTTGACTCGCTTGCCCTCCCAAGAACGGTCGAACTCGACAGTACACCCTAATATTTCCTACCAACATGCA encodes:
- the LOC127132434 gene encoding kinesin-like protein KIN-14F, giving the protein MSTEPVLPFSVVSVVEDILQQQNTRTSDFKFASRKAEETSLRRYEAAGWLRKTVGVVGGKDLPAEPSEEAFRIGLRSGIILCNALNKIQPGAVAKVVEGPSDSVIIPDGAALSAFQYFENVRNFLVAVEEIGLPSFEASDLEQGGKSSRIVNCVLALKSLAEGKLGGRTGSGSLKYGQKPPTSVKPMLRKNSEPFMKSLWSMALVDKDGYTSDNSSCNDLGQDRPEGGSFSSLNSLVRQYLSDKKPEEIPIVVESLLNRVMEEFERRMQIQQETQVQQEPQVQQEPQVQREPQVQQEPQVQQETLQLKTTTQEDKTPSETEQSISKDASVDEVMEEKEDGEQLQDKQEECYDENSNNGDAEESNRFYLMQQSLVEQQSRIAQQSLVEQQRRIVQQNLVEQQNRSVREVKNIVLQTKSGMQFLQREYQKDMINLSKHLRSLAAAASGYHKVLEENRKLYNQVQDLKGNIRVYCRVRPFLGGQASQNSVVCGVEEGCMSLMIPPNSKLGKEGKKIFNFNKVFGSSSTQGEVFADTQPLIRSVLDGYNVCIFAYGQTGSGKTYTMAGPDNLDEDTIGVNYRALRDLFFLSDQRKDTIIYEISVQMLEIYNEQVRDLLAPEGSNKRLDIRNSSSNGINVPDANLVPVSTTSEVINLMNLGHKNRAVGSTAMNDRSSRSHSCLTVHVHGKNLVSGSIIRGCMHLVDLAGSERADKTEATGDRLKEAQHINKSLSALGDVIASLAQKNAHVPYRNSKLTQLLQDALGGQAKTLMFVHMSPEPDALGETLSTLKFAERVSSVELGAARVNKDNTEVKDLKEQIAMLKAALARKDGEAEHVQQPTNSGQAVPRLKSYGSSPPMQQRNVTSSGGRKLPKDDSSSIMGQNKSASKLKRRSLDPQDVYRNSLPWPHVNNQAVNGKEDDKDSVSVSGEWVDKIRMNRTDSLTSDDSLVEQWETDSPSSFSENSKLCLEPAFDIATMTTEESDELEIATSDSSESDMNWLIQAPKPTAVSNGLASNKAKKSINPRPSKIPEVRSMIPSLIPTPSKKLPTPTIQARKNQGSIDAKRRNGNAK